From Watersipora subatra chromosome 8, tzWatSuba1.1, whole genome shotgun sequence, a single genomic window includes:
- the LOC137401922 gene encoding signal recognition particle 19 kDa protein-like yields MARAYSPDFSYTDREKWICIYPAYLNSKKTIAEGRRIAKELAVENPTYQEIKDVCVSAGLTVGVENKVYPRELNPRDPMVKGRIRIMFKDESGKPLHSIFPTKKTILLHVAEMIPRLKSRIQKQHQQQQAAQQASKQSSNASGGGKNKGKNKKR; encoded by the exons ATGGATTTGTATCTACCCAGCATATCTGAACAGTAAAAAGACAATAGCTGAAGGACGACGAATTGCTAAAGAATTG GCAGTGGAAAATCCAACCTATCAAGAGATAAAAGATGTATGTGTATCGGCAGGTCTCACTGTCGGAGTAGAG AATAAAGTGTACCCACGAGAGCTGAACCCGAGAGATCCAATGGTCAAAGGACGAATCCGAATAATGTTCAAGGACGAGTCAGGAAAGCCTCTGCACTCTATTTTTCCTACTA AAAAGACGATATTGTTGCACGTGGCTGAAATGATACCACGATTAAAGTCAAGGATTCAAAAGCAGCACCAGCAACAGCAGGCAGCTCAACAAGCCAGTAAACAGAGTAGCAATGCTTCGGGCGGAGGGAAGAATAAAGGAAAAAACAAGAAACGTTAA